From a region of the Salvelinus alpinus chromosome 2, SLU_Salpinus.1, whole genome shotgun sequence genome:
- the LOC139562204 gene encoding voltage-gated hydrogen channel 1-like: MSKYLRHFTTVGDDHTAHWHNEGLHEAREEPGPATGQLPHGELTFRGSLKRLYSSDRFQIAVVCLVILDAFFVLGELLIDLSIIKLEHGHVAPRVFHYLSLALLTFFMMELAGKLFAYRLEFFHHKFEVFDGLVVIVSFILDIVYITSKDAFDGMGLLILLRLWRVARIVNGILVSVKSRADREVQKLKESNDHLVQQVNDLQEHNGKMEQENSKLRAILRQHAIEF, from the exons ATGTCCAAGTACCTGAGGCATTTCACCACGGTGGGTGATGACCACACAGCCCATTGGCACAACGAGGGGCTGCATGAGGCTAGAGAGGAGCCGGGACCAGCCACAGGACAGCTGCCCCACGGGGAACTCACCTTCAGAGGCTCTCTGAAGAGACTCTACAGCTCAGACAGATTCCAG aTAGCTGTGGTATGCCTGGTCATCCTGGATGCATTCTTTGTGCTGGGCGAGCTACTGATCGACCTGTCAATCATCAAGTTGGAGCATGGGCACGTTGCCCCTCGG GTCTTCCACTACCTGAGTCTGGCTCTTCTCACCTTCTTCATGATGGAGCTAGCTGGAAAGCTCTTTGCCTACCGGCTGGAGTTCTTCCATCACAAGTTTGAGGTGTTTGACGGGCTGGTGGTGATTGTGTCCTTCATCCTGGACATTGTGTATATCACCAGTAAAGATGCCTTTGACGGCATGGGCCTCTTGATCCTCCTCAGGCTCTGGAGGGTGGCCAGGATAGTCAACG GAATCCTGGTGTCTGTGAAGTCACGGGCCGATCGCGAAGTTCAAAAGCTGAAGGAGAGCAATGATCACCTGGTCCAGCAAGTTAACGACCTACAAGAGCACAATGGCAAGATG GAACAAGAGAACAGTAAACTACGAGCTATCCTCCGACAGCATGCCATTGAGTTCTGA